One segment of Drosophila ananassae strain 14024-0371.13 chromosome 3R, ASM1763931v2, whole genome shotgun sequence DNA contains the following:
- the LOC6503907 gene encoding elongator complex protein 3: protein MKPKKKLGVGLSREERQVLVVGEIIQELLRAHEAKKDVNLNRMKSLISSKYGLDSSPRLVDIIAAVPQEAKKILLPKLRAKPIRTASGIAVVAVMCKPHRCPHINMTGNICVYCPGGPDSDFEYSTQSYTGYEPTSMRAIRARYDPFLQTRHRVEQLKQLGHSVDKVEFIVMGGTFMCLSEEYRDYFIRNLHDALSGHSSANVAEAVRYSEKSRTKCIGITIETRPDYCLKRHISDMLNYGCTRLEIGVQSVYEDVARDTNRGHTVRAVCESFQLGKDAGYKIVAHMMPDLPNVDFERDIEQFIEYFENPAFRSDGLKIYPTLVIRGTGLYELWKTGRYKSYPPSMLVDLVAKILALLPPWTRVYRVQRDIPMPLVSSGVEHGNLRELALARMKDLGTTCRDVRTREVGIQEIHNKVRPYEIELIRRDYVANGGWETFLSYEDPEQDILVGLLRLRKCSPDTFRPELKGACSIVRELHVYGSVVPVNARDPTKFQHQGFGMLLMEEAERIAREEHGSTKLAVISGVGTRNYYRKLGYELDGPYMSKSIG, encoded by the exons ATGAAGCCTAAGAAGAAGTTGG GAGTCGGTCTAAGCCGGGAGGAACGACAAGTTCTGGTCGTCGGTGAGATCATTCAGGAACTACTGCGGGCGCATGAGGCCAAAAAGGATGTGAACCTAAACCGAATGAAGTCATTGATATCCTCCAAATATGGACTGGACAGCTCGCCGCGCCTGGTGGACATCATTGCAGCTGTGCCACAGGAAGCCAAGAAGATCCTTTTGCCTAAGCTAAGGGCCAAGCCCATTCGCACAGCCAGTGGG ATCGCTGTGGTGGCGGTTATGTGCAAGCCGCATCGCTGCCCACACATAAACATGACAGGAAACATATGCGTGTATTGTCCCGGCGGTCCAGACAGCGACTTTGAGTATTCGACGCAGTCGTACACTGGCTATGAGCCCACTTCAATGCGAGCCATCCGAGCACGTTATGATCCATTTCTGCAGACACGGCACAGGGTCGAACAGCTCAAACAACTGGGACACAGTGTGGACAAGGTGGAGTTCATCGTGATGGGCGGCACGTTTATGTGCCTGTCGGAAGAGTACCGGGACTACTTCATCCGTAATTTGCACGACGCTCTCTCTGGCCACAGCAGCGCAAATGTGGCCGAGGCCGTCCGTTACTCAGAGAAATCTCGAACGAAGTGCATTGGAATTACGATAGAAACACGACCAGACTATTGCCTCAAGCGGCACATCTCCGACATGTTGAACTATGGCTGCACCCGGCTGGAGATTGGAGTTCAGTCGGTATACGAGGATGTGGCAAGAGACACGAACAGGGGCCATACAGTGCGCGCCGTCTGCGAGAGTTTTCAACTGGGCAAGGATGCTGGCTATAAGATAGTGGCGCACATGATGCCCGATTTGCCCAACGTGGACTTCGAGCGGGACATCGAACAGTTCATAGAGTACTTTGAGAATCCTGCTTTCCGTTCCGATGGCCTTAAGATCTATCCCACGCTCGTCATTCGTGGCACTGGGCTCTACGAGCTGTGGAAGACCGGACGCTACAAATCCTACCCCCCGTCCATGCTGGTGGATCTAGTGGCTAAGATTCTAGCTCTTTTGCCTCCATGGACGAGAGTATACCGAGTGCAGCGAGACATTCCCATGCCATTAGTGAG TTCTGGTGTGGAGCATGGTAATCTTCGTGAATTGGCTTTGGCACGTATGAAGGACCTCGGCACCACCTGCCGCGACGTAAGAACGCGGGAAGTAGGCATCCAGGAAATCCACAACAAGGTGCGTCCCTACGAGATTGAGCTAATACGTCGCGATTATGTTGCCAACGGTGGCTGGGAAACGTTCCTTTCGTATGAAGACCCCGAGCAGGATATTCTCGTTGGGCTGCTGCGGCTGCGCAAGTGCTCACCGGACACTTTCCGCCCAGAGCTGAAAGGAGCCTGTTCTATTGTCCGAGAACTTCATGTGTACGGCTCCGTGGTGCCAGTAAATGCTCGTGATCCCACCAAGTTCCAGCACCAGGGCTTTGGCATGCTGCTGATGGAAGAGGCGGAACGCATCGCCCGTGAAGAGCACGGCAGCACCAAGTTGGCAGTCATATCGGGAGTGGGTACTAGAAATTACTACCGAAAACTGGGCTACGAGTTGGACGGACCATATATGTCAAAGTCTATAGGATGA
- the LOC6506701 gene encoding uncharacterized protein LOC6506701, whose product MTSCVPAQQQKDQEQLLKALDDSSDDMDDADESEKEKLKLTEPTFSFSSSHTCWVCNGYYGPNFGEPLCGACHAFLYNAQRAEELLTELSDDEDSGNDEPPFKDKQEDEETENDVDIMGFEDLEEPPAPHHNVNPQLPLELQEQQPVQPVELPQQPPEAAPARRETPERDAEHERAVNPFLLPVKRPRATAPLALPHYMHELADGRARAHEYNAAAGGSRSLVTNFPVEVMLKIFAYLDDMSLWMASEVCKQWHDIVAKNTAQSMWKTYIKQRWPLFESLANNPDWYRLYGALMSSCFCRTCLIEMGGRGQPAGEQAQQLGDAMRNNFLRGEANLLNSYESEGISAIPLDRQNNYWQATILGPPGSPYEGGKFFLFIYFPERYPMAPPTVRFLTKILHPNVSRHGDVGIDIFQQHNWSLALNVAKVLLSVQSLLTDPYTEVCMEPELGYIYEHERERFEQLVRSWTWKYAMSELIAPH is encoded by the exons ATGACTAGCTGCGTGCCAGCGCAGCAGCAAAAGGACCAGGAGCAGTTGCTAAAGGCACTGGACGACAGTAGCGACGATATGGACGACGCGGATGAGTCCGAGAAGGAGAAACTGAAGCTGACAGAGCCCACGTTCTCATTTTCG AGTAGTCATACTTGTTGGGTGTGCAATGGCTACTATGGGCCAAACTTCGGCGAGCCCTTATGTGGCGCTTGCCACGCCTTCCTTTACAACGCACAGCGCGCGGAGGAACTGCTGACAGAGCTATCCGACGACGAGGACTCCGGAAATGATGAGCCGCCCTTCAAGGACAAGCAGGAGGACGAGGAGACCGAGAATGATGTGGACATCATGGGCTTCGAGGATTTAGAAGAGCCACCAGCTCCGCATCACAATGTGAATCCCCAACTGCCGCTGGAACTGCAGGAACAGCAGCCGGTTCAGCCCGTGGAGCTGCCGCAGCAGCCTCCAGAAGCAGCGCCGGCACGCAGGGAGACACCGGAGCGCGATGCCGAGCATGAGCGAGCGGTGAATCCCTTCCTGTTGCCTGTGAAGCGTCCCCGGGCCACGGCTCCACTGGCCCTTCCACACTACATGCACGAGCTGGCGGATGGTCGAGCGCGTGCTCATGAATACAACGCAGCGGCAGGCGGGAGCCGATCACTTGTAACAAACTTTCCCGTCGAGGTGATGCTCAAGATATTTGCCTATTTGGACGACATGTCGCTGTGGATGGCTAGTGAGGTGTGCAAGCAGTGGCACGATATTGTGGCAAAAAACACGGCCCAGAGCATGTGGAAGACCTATATTAAGCAACGATGGCCGCTCTTTGAGAGCTTGGCCAATAATCCGGACTGGTACCGGCTATACGGGGCTCTCATGTCCTCCTGCTTCTGTCGCACATGCTTGATTGAAATGGGTGGCCGTGGGCAACCGGCGGGGGAGCAAGCCCAGCAGCTTGGCGATGCAATGCGCAACAATTTCTTGCGCGGAGAGGCCAATCTGCTAAATAGCTATGAGTCGGAAGGCATTTCGGCGATACCACTCGACCGGCAGAATAACTACTGGCAAGCCACGATCTTAGGACCGCCGGGAAGTCCCTACGAAGGTGGAAAGTTCTTTCTGTTTATCTACTTCCCCGAGCGCTACCCGATGGCTCCACCAACCGTTCGCTTCCTGACCAAGATTCTACATCCGAACGTCTCGCGGCATGGCGATGTGGGTATCGACATCTTCCAGCAGCACAACTGGTCCTTGGCATTAAACGTGGCCAAGGTTCTGCTCTCGGTTCAGAGCCTTCTAACGGATCCGTACACCGAGGTTTGCATGGAGCCGGAGCTTGGGTACATCTATGAACACGAGCGCGAGCGTTTTGAGCAGCTGGTACGCTCCTGGACTTGGAAGTACGCCATGTCCGAACTAATTGCTCCGCACTAA
- the LOC6503896 gene encoding protein FAM32A-like, which translates to MSDEYACVAKGKLKLKNDSDMKKKKKKHKSKDKEKEMERAYLEQISEASGSGTSGTYERKLTKAELAIKKQQEKMRNKRIMDKAQTTHKERVEKFNEHLDTLTEHFDIPKVSWTK; encoded by the coding sequence ATGTCCGATGAATACGCCTGTGTGGCCAAGGGGAAGCTGAAGCTGAAAAATGATTCAGAtatgaagaaaaagaagaagaagcataAGAGCAAGGACAAGGAGAAGGAAATGGAACGGGCGTACCTGGAGCAAATATCCGAGGCAAGTGGCTCAGGAACAAGCGGAACCTACGAGCGCAAGCTTACCAAAGCAGAGTTGGCCATTAAGAAGCAACAGGAGAAGATGAGAAACAAAAGAATTATGGACAAAGCACAGACCACACACAAGGAGCGCGTGGAGAAGTTCAACGAGCACTTGGACACGCTGACCGAGCACTTTGACATCCCAAAGGTGTCTTGGACGAAGTAA
- the LOC26513801 gene encoding uncharacterized protein LOC26513801 produces the protein MRLAVGISLVFAVFLLADSEAAVYSGIFKDPAHPGKCVVEGLVLNSGQTARHPKKCERVHCGENGNVEFHTCGAYGLTLGKRILLSSLLITFIQKPYQPYSISK, from the exons ATGCGTCTAGCTGTCGGAATATCCTTGGTCTTTGCGGTATTTCTTTTGGCTGACAGTGAAGCCGCCGTATATAGTGGGATCTTCAAGGATCCTGCTCACCCTGGAAAGTGTGTCGTGGAAGGACTCGTGCTTAACTCTGGTCAGACTGCACGCCATCCCAAAAAATGTGAGCGGGTCCATTGCGGCGAAAATGGCAATGTAGAATTCCACAC aTGCGGTGCTTATGGACTTACTCTTGGCAAAAG gattttACTTAGCAGCTTGCTGATAACTTTCATCCAAAAGCCCTATCAGCCCTATTCAATAtcgaaataa
- the LOC26515588 gene encoding uncharacterized protein LOC26515588 — protein sequence MRLAVGIFLAFAVFLLSGSDAAVYRGIFKDPAHPGKCVVEGLVLSSGQTARHPTKCERINCGSDGNVEFHSCGAYGLPPGKKFGKYTSPKSDYPACCDREIIDA from the exons ATGCGTCTAGCTGTCGGAATATTTTTGGCCTTTGCCGTGTTTCTCTTGTCTGGCAGTGATGCAGCCGTTTATCGTGGGATCTTCAAGGATCCTGCTCACCCTGGAAAGTGTGTCGTGGAAGGACTCGTGCTTAGCTCTGGCCAGACTGCTCGCCATCCGACAAAATGTGAGCGAATCAATTGCGGCAGCGACGGCAATGTAGAATTCCACTC ATGCGGTGCTTATGGACTTCCCCCAGGCAAAAAGTTCGGCAAATACACTTCCCCTAAATCCGATTATCCTGCTTGTTGTGATCGAGAAATTATAGATGCctag
- the LOC26514058 gene encoding uncharacterized protein LOC26514058: MSLILVLLFAAVAANHCDKPCPTKEDPGCVSRDGKCYFTIPNPCVLHALNCYRKSKKLSVLEPLSRNKCGPNLVPVCDNVDTNII; encoded by the exons ATGAGTctaattttagttttattatttG CTGCAGTTGCTGCCAATCACTGCGATAAGCCTTGTCCAACCAAAGAGGATCCTGGCTGCGTCAGTCGAGACGGGAAATGTTACTTTACGATTCCCAATCCCTGTGTCCTGCACGCCCTAAACTGCTATCGGAAGTCCAAGAAGTTGTCAG TTCTGGAACCACTTTCCCGCAATAAGTGTGGCCCGAACCTAGTGCCAGTCTGTGATAACGTCGATACCA ATATCATTTAA
- the LOC26515194 gene encoding uncharacterized protein LOC26515194 isoform X2 — protein MLNTKTLYLFGLLWCMGLLQARAELSLNNYGDPAYPGRCVIDDGKSVVLLNDGQALRLRNLPCVTIFCMSDGWGSLFTCDEGTPPEDCYFSSYVNWDAPWPDCCKRKVVCG, from the exons ATGTTGAACACGAAAACTTTGTATTTGTTCGGACTTCTCTGGTGCATGGGATTGCTCCAAGCCAGGGCGGAATTGTCATTAAATAACTATGGAGACCCAG CCTATCCGGGCCGTTGTGTGATCGATGATGGGAAATCGGTTGTCTTGTTGAATGATGGTCAGGCCCTTCGCCTCAGAAACCTGCCCTGTGTTACAATATTTTGCATGAGCGATGGCTGGGGCTCGCTCTTTAC TTGTGATGAAGGCACGCCACCAGAAGACTGTTATTTCTCGAGTTATGTGAACTGGGATGCTCCGTGGCCAGATTGCTGCAAGCGGAAAGTAGTATGTGGTTGA
- the LOC26515194 gene encoding uncharacterized protein LOC26515194 isoform X3 produces MSASFWLLSITLLSSLLIAAKAAEWQGLYSHPDHPGKCTISPKLILDPGVSIKDPTHDCRQIVCGMNGWAVFHSCGVSIPHPPCRNGDYMDPELPYPECCTRTLFCN; encoded by the exons ATGTCCGCGTCCTTCTGGTTGCTGTCCATCACGCTCCTGTCAAGCCTCTTAATCGCGGCTAAAGCAGCCGAATGGCAAGGACTCTACAGTCATCCTG ACCATCCCGGTAAGTGCACCATCAGCCCGAAACTCATCCTCGACCCGGGCGTAAGCATCAAGGATCCCACGCACGACTGCCGTCAAATTGTGTGCGGAATGAACGGCTGGGCCGTGTTCCACAG TTGCGGAGTCAGCATACCGCACCCGCCCTGCCGCAACGGGGACTACATGGATCCGGAGTTGCCTTACCCGGAATGCTGCACTCGCACCCTGTTCTGCAACTAG
- the LOC26515194 gene encoding uncharacterized protein LOC26515194 isoform X1, with translation MPQSTTRYVLLTLIIMIHSVLGTINYAIYTDENYPGKCVINTENDQKIIGEGEIIPHPKRCGRIECGREGWAVVHTCHEGNDVPDGCEYDRSRYFDLSYPACCRSPVICNEI, from the exons ATGCCGCAATCCACCACACGTTATGTTCTCCTCACACTTATCATAATGATACACAGTGTTTTAGGAACCATTAATTACGCCATCTATACTGATGAGA ACTATCCTGGCAAGTGCGTAATCAACACAGAGAATGACCAGAAAATAATCGGAGAAGGCGAAATTATTCCTCATCCCAAAAGGTGCGGTCGAATTGAATGCGGAAGGGAGGGATGGGCCGTGGTCCATAC ATGTCACGAGGGGAACGATGTGCCCGATGGCTGTGAATATGATCGCTCCAGATACTTTGATCTTTCGTATCCCGCTTGCTGCCGGTCTCCTGTGATTTGCAATGAAATTTAA